The following are encoded together in the Fibrobacter sp. UWEL genome:
- the prmC gene encoding peptide chain release factor N(5)-glutamine methyltransferase, whose protein sequence is MAAPANNGPMTVLEILNRTKVFFEKKGIPDPLLDAQYIISFGLKMKNRMDLYLNFEKPLTPAELDVLRPMVARRANREPLQHIIGDTSFRGFIIKCDPRALIPRPETEMLVDMARDRLKEVEAPFIVEIGTGSGCISISCAKEISGAKVLACDISDDALALAKENAEANELTAPQLSFAKGDLLDAATAEALTAASLAADQKIDCLIANLPYIPDGEKPNLQPEVANFDPALALFGGADGLDLVRKLLQQTEGRMNSGASILLEIGSEQGAMLEAEAASYPWLTFTGIHKDYCGNVRFVSYKAN, encoded by the coding sequence ATGGCAGCTCCTGCAAATAACGGTCCCATGACGGTTCTCGAAATTCTGAACCGCACCAAGGTCTTCTTCGAAAAGAAGGGAATCCCCGATCCCCTTCTGGATGCTCAGTACATCATCAGCTTCGGTCTCAAGATGAAGAACCGTATGGATCTGTACTTGAACTTCGAGAAGCCCCTGACCCCTGCAGAGCTTGACGTACTCCGCCCCATGGTGGCACGCCGCGCCAATCGCGAACCTCTGCAGCACATTATTGGCGATACCAGTTTCCGCGGCTTTATCATCAAGTGCGACCCCCGCGCCCTCATTCCCCGTCCCGAAACCGAGATGCTGGTGGATATGGCCCGCGACCGTCTGAAAGAAGTGGAAGCCCCCTTCATCGTTGAAATTGGAACCGGTTCCGGCTGCATTTCCATTTCCTGCGCTAAGGAAATTTCCGGCGCCAAGGTTCTTGCCTGCGACATCTCCGACGACGCTCTGGCTTTGGCCAAGGAAAATGCAGAAGCCAACGAACTGACCGCACCCCAGCTGTCCTTTGCCAAGGGCGACCTTCTGGACGCAGCCACCGCAGAAGCATTGACTGCAGCAAGTCTCGCCGCCGACCAGAAAATCGATTGCCTTATCGCAAACCTGCCCTACATCCCCGATGGCGAAAAGCCCAACCTCCAGCCCGAAGTGGCAAACTTCGATCCGGCCCTCGCCCTCTTTGGCGGAGCCGACGGACTGGACCTGGTCCGCAAACTTTTGCAGCAGACCGAAGGCCGCATGAACTCCGGCGCATCTATTTTGTTAGAAATCGGTTCCGAACAAGGCGCCATGCTGGAAGCCGAAGCAGCAAGCTACCCCTGGCTTACCTTCACCGGCATCCACAAGGACTACTGCGGCAACGTCCGCTTCGTAAGCTACAAGGCGAACTAA
- the prfA gene encoding peptide chain release factor 1 encodes MKDKARKLIEKYEELESELGNPDVLGDQARYNKIHKQYKGIEKAVIKAKEYLQMLNDQEEWKTALGDSDPEMVAMAKSELSTIEKTLPGLTDELQILMVPKDPWDFRNATLEIRGGTGGDESALFAGDLFRMYRAYCEKMGWKVTIQDLSEGTVGGYKEIRVFIEGDSVYGTLKFESGVHRVQRVPETETQGRVHTSAATVAILPEAEEVDVEIREADIHMDTYRSSGAGGQYINKTDSAVRLTHIPTGVVVSCQTERSQLQNRLHAMEMLRSRILDEVIAKKEREEAASRKALVGTGDRSAKIRTYNYPQNRVTDHRIGLTLYNLDQVVAGDLQEVINGLQMANAQEKLGKFQA; translated from the coding sequence ATGAAAGACAAAGCACGTAAATTGATTGAAAAGTACGAAGAACTGGAATCCGAATTGGGAAATCCCGATGTTCTCGGTGACCAGGCTCGCTATAACAAGATTCACAAGCAGTACAAGGGTATCGAAAAGGCCGTTATCAAGGCTAAGGAATACCTGCAGATGCTGAACGACCAGGAAGAATGGAAGACCGCTTTGGGTGATTCCGATCCCGAAATGGTGGCTATGGCAAAGTCCGAGCTTTCCACCATCGAAAAGACCCTTCCCGGCCTGACTGATGAATTGCAGATTTTGATGGTTCCCAAGGATCCCTGGGACTTCCGTAATGCGACTCTCGAAATTCGCGGTGGTACCGGCGGTGACGAATCCGCACTGTTTGCCGGCGACTTGTTCCGCATGTACCGCGCCTATTGCGAAAAGATGGGTTGGAAGGTCACTATCCAGGACCTGAGCGAAGGTACTGTGGGCGGCTACAAGGAAATCCGCGTGTTTATCGAGGGCGATAGCGTTTACGGTACCTTGAAGTTTGAAAGTGGTGTACACCGCGTGCAGCGCGTTCCTGAAACCGAAACTCAGGGCCGTGTCCACACCTCTGCCGCTACCGTGGCAATCCTTCCCGAAGCTGAAGAAGTGGACGTGGAAATCCGCGAAGCAGACATCCACATGGATACCTACCGCTCCAGTGGCGCTGGTGGTCAGTACATCAACAAGACCGACTCCGCAGTCCGTTTGACCCATATTCCTACAGGCGTTGTGGTGAGCTGCCAGACCGAACGTTCCCAGCTCCAGAACCGCTTGCACGCTATGGAAATGCTCCGTTCCCGCATCCTTGACGAAGTCATCGCCAAGAAGGAACGTGAAGAAGCCGCTAGCCGTAAGGCCCTCGTTGGTACTGGCGACCGTTCCGCAAAGATCCGTACTTACAACTATCCCCAGAACCGCGTGACCGACCATCGTATCGGCCTCACCCTGTACAACCTGGACCAGGTAGTTGCTGGCGACCTGCAGGAAGTGATCAACGGCCTCCAGATGGCAAACGCTCAGGAAAAGCTGGGCAAGTTCCAGGCATAA